A section of the Roseivirga sp. BDSF3-8 genome encodes:
- a CDS encoding Ig-like domain-containing protein, giving the protein MYRNPRLLCFIFILSFLSFPARQATAATDKYRVMWHDDPATSMVIGWNQASGTSPVVYFGKADEGPNYSAYPYSKTPDRSVAYKGMNNHFARLTGLEPNTAYYFVIHDSEGTSRRLWFKTAPGTQEERLSFIAGGDSRNNRTPRINANKLVAKLRPHAVFFGGDMTDSGFDSQWQGWFDDWQHTIGADGRMIPVMAARGNHEGSNSDLVNLFDVPNSSVYYALTFGNGLVRAYTLNTEISTAGDQSTWLAGDLAANPGTVWKMAQYHKPMRPHVSGKAEGNGQYSNWANLFHENKVKLVIECDAHTVKTTWPVRPSTEAGSDEGFIRDDQNGTVYAGEGCWGAPLRNNDDAKTWTRNSGSFNQFKWIFVDQNQMEVRTIKVDNADQVGQVSDANIFLPPANLDIWSPSNGEVVTIRNSSLEAPSVTLTSPANDATFSIDSQVTLTADATDGDGYITEVEFFADGTLIGTDNTAPYSLPYTFSTSGTYTLSARATDNDGLSSLSHSARITVGDVIEQISVRISSGADDVEEAENGTVYTNSSDLELVFDSFESAENQTVGLRFTSVPVPAGATVLNAYLQFTTDEFNSQSCDLTIQGEATDHSEPFTSLNFSVSSRVRTQTALPWQPAGWSVSNESSDAQRSPDLSPIVQEIVNRSGWSGGSAMAFFINGTGTRIAESYDGSASCAPLLVVEYSIGSTSEPNAGPEVSLSSPADGSQVYLGESFTLSADASDADGSVVRVDFYAGNEIIGSATSAPYSLSWSPAMTGNYVLRAVATDNEGATAESVQVQVSVAGKPVTTEYLISSRIGMSDDDAEENDKGDVRTNNSDLELMTDGRGRSNRYVGLRFRDMNIPAGAYIKNAYITFTADGETFGPASLVIQGEANGNSALFGRDKYSISQLPPTSATVTWQTQDWTGVWSEQKTPDLSLIVQEIVNRPDYNSLGSMTFILSGSGGHMAFAYDGSPEHAAKLTVEYSTANLSQTTMMDEPYFPNSIAELTLSSTSLQAYPNPFSRSLTIELGASGAADEGVVTVTDLSGRTIIRSLYSVIDGQHLVLTTDHLKAGRYIVQLKGRSGEVISGTFIRK; this is encoded by the coding sequence ATGTATAGAAATCCGAGACTCCTCTGTTTTATCTTTATTTTAAGCTTTCTAAGCTTCCCTGCCAGGCAGGCAACCGCTGCCACAGATAAGTACCGTGTCATGTGGCATGACGATCCGGCTACCTCCATGGTGATCGGCTGGAATCAGGCCAGCGGTACCAGTCCGGTAGTATACTTCGGTAAAGCTGATGAAGGCCCCAATTATTCCGCTTACCCCTATTCAAAAACCCCGGACCGGTCGGTAGCCTATAAGGGCATGAATAACCACTTTGCCCGCCTCACCGGCCTGGAACCTAACACAGCTTACTACTTTGTTATTCATGACAGCGAGGGCACCAGTCGCAGGCTATGGTTTAAAACAGCCCCTGGCACGCAGGAGGAGCGGTTGTCCTTCATTGCAGGAGGAGATAGCCGTAATAACCGCACCCCTCGCATCAATGCCAATAAGCTGGTAGCCAAGCTCAGGCCCCACGCCGTGTTCTTCGGTGGAGACATGACAGACAGCGGCTTTGACAGCCAGTGGCAGGGATGGTTTGACGACTGGCAGCACACTATCGGTGCAGACGGCCGCATGATCCCTGTGATGGCCGCCAGAGGTAACCATGAGGGATCTAACAGTGACCTGGTGAACCTGTTTGATGTGCCGAACAGCAGTGTATACTATGCGCTTACCTTTGGCAATGGGCTAGTCCGGGCCTATACACTTAATACAGAGATAAGTACCGCAGGTGACCAGTCTACCTGGCTTGCCGGCGACCTGGCCGCTAACCCTGGCACGGTCTGGAAAATGGCCCAGTATCATAAGCCTATGAGGCCTCACGTGTCTGGCAAAGCAGAAGGTAACGGTCAATATAGCAACTGGGCTAACCTCTTTCATGAGAATAAGGTGAAGCTGGTGATCGAATGTGATGCTCACACCGTGAAGACCACCTGGCCGGTACGCCCGTCTACCGAAGCAGGAAGTGACGAAGGATTTATTCGTGATGACCAGAACGGGACAGTTTACGCAGGAGAAGGCTGCTGGGGTGCGCCCTTAAGAAATAATGACGATGCAAAAACCTGGACGCGTAACAGCGGTAGCTTTAATCAGTTCAAATGGATCTTTGTAGACCAAAACCAAATGGAGGTAAGGACGATAAAGGTGGATAATGCGGACCAGGTAGGTCAGGTAAGTGACGCCAATATTTTCCTCCCTCCTGCTAATCTGGATATCTGGAGTCCCTCTAACGGGGAGGTAGTGACGATCAGGAATAGCAGCCTTGAGGCTCCTTCTGTGACATTGACCAGCCCGGCAAATGATGCTACCTTTAGTATTGACAGCCAGGTAACACTTACGGCTGATGCCACCGATGGAGACGGGTATATAACGGAGGTTGAGTTTTTTGCAGATGGCACCCTGATCGGTACCGACAACACGGCCCCCTATTCGCTACCTTACACGTTTTCTACCAGTGGCACCTATACCTTAAGCGCACGGGCTACTGATAATGATGGCCTGAGCAGCCTGAGTCATTCGGCCCGTATTACGGTGGGTGATGTGATCGAGCAGATAAGTGTACGAATCAGTTCGGGAGCAGATGATGTGGAAGAAGCTGAAAATGGTACTGTTTACACCAACAGCTCGGACCTGGAGCTGGTATTTGACAGCTTTGAATCGGCCGAAAATCAAACAGTAGGCCTCCGGTTTACCAGTGTGCCTGTTCCTGCCGGGGCTACAGTGCTTAATGCCTATCTGCAGTTTACTACCGACGAGTTTAACAGCCAAAGTTGTGATCTCACTATACAGGGGGAGGCAACAGACCACTCAGAGCCCTTTACGTCCTTAAACTTCAGCGTATCCTCAAGGGTGAGAACGCAGACAGCCCTGCCCTGGCAGCCCGCCGGGTGGAGTGTATCCAATGAATCATCCGACGCGCAGCGCAGCCCGGACCTGAGCCCGATTGTGCAGGAGATCGTAAACCGGAGCGGCTGGAGCGGTGGAAGTGCTATGGCCTTCTTCATTAATGGTACGGGTACACGCATAGCAGAGTCTTACGATGGCTCTGCCTCCTGTGCTCCTCTGCTTGTAGTAGAGTATAGTATAGGTAGCACAAGCGAGCCGAATGCCGGCCCCGAGGTGAGCCTGAGTTCGCCTGCAGACGGCAGTCAGGTCTACCTAGGCGAGTCATTTACTCTATCTGCCGATGCCAGTGACGCAGATGGCTCTGTCGTAAGAGTGGACTTCTATGCCGGCAATGAAATAATTGGCAGCGCTACATCCGCGCCGTACTCACTTTCATGGAGCCCTGCCATGACGGGGAACTATGTACTAAGAGCCGTAGCCACTGACAACGAAGGGGCCACAGCAGAGTCTGTTCAGGTTCAGGTGTCCGTAGCCGGTAAGCCAGTCACCACCGAGTACCTGATCAGTTCACGAATAGGCATGAGTGACGATGATGCAGAAGAAAACGACAAAGGGGATGTCCGCACTAATAACAGTGACCTGGAGCTAATGACTGATGGCAGAGGCCGTAGCAACCGGTATGTGGGGCTTAGGTTCCGTGACATGAATATCCCTGCCGGAGCATACATTAAAAATGCCTACATAACCTTCACTGCCGATGGGGAGACTTTCGGCCCCGCCAGCCTGGTCATACAGGGTGAGGCCAATGGTAACTCAGCTCTTTTTGGCAGAGATAAATACAGCATAAGCCAACTACCCCCTACCTCTGCCACAGTAACCTGGCAAACCCAGGACTGGACAGGGGTATGGTCAGAGCAAAAAACGCCTGACCTCAGCCTCATCGTACAGGAAATCGTGAATCGCCCGGATTACAATTCTCTGGGTAGCATGACCTTTATCCTTTCAGGCAGTGGCGGGCATATGGCCTTTGCATACGACGGCTCACCGGAGCATGCGGCAAAACTGACTGTGGAGTACAGCACGGCTAATCTATCACAAACGACCATGATGGATGAACCTTATTTCCCTAATAGCATAGCGGAGCTCACACTCAGCAGCACCTCGCTACAGGCATACCCTAATCCGTTTTCCCGGTCGCTTACTATCGAACTGGGTGCCAGCGGAGCGGCAGACGAGGGAGTAGTCACCGTAACCGACCTGAGTGGCAGAACCATCATACGCTCGCTCTATTCTGTGATAGACGGGCAGCACCTGGTACTGACAACTGACCACTTAAAGGCGGGGCGTTATATAGTGCAGCTCAAAGGAAGGTCTGGTGAGGTAATAAGTGGTACGTTTATAAGGAAGTAA
- a CDS encoding glycogen debranching protein yields MNRYALIFLVNTFFFSACQVISLEKPEDVIYKGQDYTVYKDRVTQGRFVAEAVSPTRITSNYKSPANQRYPRNIEFKFSLNGKDNELPAGVNHHLVLRPENGRVVAPVITFGQADAETPASAPKDFLEPNTELLIRVDMRHVLKSFEEKGYYESYDGSRLAASDFRGVWVAGNAAPLTWDFENLPSRSQFQLKDPDEDGIYETSIILNAYDPDNFNEKEWVLGQDISGLPAYTSDQLLVDALYNMSLEEMLLNIRQDSAFMAGEKWEGVWTRDISYSILLSLAMVAPDIAKKSLMHKVRNGRIVQDTGTGGSWPVSTDRTTWALAAYEVYLFTGDREWLAKAFEIISASVADDQKVIFDKRYGLARGESSFLDWRKQSYPRWMGPVDIYESLNLGTNAVHFRTYQILALMAEDLGMEATAYIEQSERIKDGINAYMWMEEKGYYGQYLYGKHFLSLSPRSESLGEALTVLFGIAENDRATSVVENTPVLNYGVPSIYPQIPGIPPYHNDAIWPFVQAYYTWAAARTNNTEGVNLGMNSLYRHAAFFLTNKENLVAHSADYRGTELNSDRQLWSVAGNLAMVYRILFGMEMRPEGIYLSPIVPMEYGGKRTLSNFTYRNARLTIEMEGFGNEIASFAIDGVVSKEPLIPAGLSGTHTITIRLADRRLPDARINLLNNHFSPDVPDIEVRPARMTWKGKSEKYIIIRNGSRVEEVKGNDSWKLDSAGAYRELSVVALDKAGVQGFQAEPLAIYSDHKVMIIEAESQGITTSTDLSGYTGKSYREISKEKNRSLDYTIQVPRTGNYLLDIRYSNGSGPVNTDNKCAIRSLYVDGAYQDALIFPQLGYEEWSTWGYSNKVAVNLSEGTHMLMLRFDPHNENMNGEVNRAMIDHIRLIPLEY; encoded by the coding sequence ATGAACCGCTACGCCCTTATTTTTTTAGTTAATACGTTCTTTTTTTCAGCATGTCAGGTCATTTCTCTTGAAAAACCGGAAGATGTGATTTACAAAGGTCAGGATTATACTGTTTACAAGGACCGCGTAACGCAGGGGCGCTTTGTGGCCGAGGCAGTCAGCCCCACGCGTATTACCTCCAACTACAAAAGCCCTGCTAACCAGCGCTACCCAAGGAACATCGAGTTTAAATTCAGCCTTAACGGCAAAGACAACGAGCTGCCGGCGGGAGTTAATCATCACCTCGTACTCAGGCCTGAAAACGGCAGGGTAGTGGCTCCGGTCATTACTTTCGGGCAAGCAGATGCAGAAACTCCGGCCTCTGCTCCAAAGGATTTTTTGGAGCCAAATACCGAACTGCTGATCCGGGTGGATATGCGCCACGTACTAAAGTCCTTTGAAGAAAAGGGATATTATGAAAGTTATGATGGCAGCCGCCTCGCCGCCTCTGATTTCCGGGGTGTATGGGTGGCAGGCAATGCAGCCCCCCTTACCTGGGACTTTGAAAATCTGCCTTCCCGGTCACAGTTTCAGTTAAAGGACCCCGACGAAGATGGCATTTACGAGACCTCCATTATTCTGAATGCATATGACCCGGATAATTTCAATGAGAAGGAATGGGTCCTTGGACAGGATATTTCCGGTTTGCCAGCCTACACTTCAGATCAGCTATTGGTCGATGCCCTTTACAATATGTCCCTGGAAGAGATGCTGTTAAATATCCGGCAGGACAGTGCCTTTATGGCAGGCGAGAAGTGGGAGGGGGTCTGGACACGAGACATAAGCTACAGCATATTGCTCTCCCTGGCCATGGTGGCCCCTGACATCGCTAAAAAGAGCCTGATGCATAAGGTGCGAAATGGCCGGATTGTGCAGGATACAGGTACCGGAGGCTCATGGCCCGTATCTACCGACCGCACTACCTGGGCCCTGGCTGCTTACGAGGTATACCTCTTTACAGGCGACAGGGAGTGGCTGGCAAAAGCATTTGAGATCATAAGTGCCTCCGTGGCAGATGATCAAAAGGTCATATTTGACAAGCGCTACGGCCTGGCTCGGGGTGAATCCAGCTTTCTGGACTGGAGGAAACAAAGCTATCCCCGCTGGATGGGGCCGGTAGATATCTACGAAAGCCTTAACCTGGGTACTAATGCGGTCCATTTCCGCACTTACCAGATACTCGCCCTGATGGCTGAGGACCTGGGCATGGAAGCAACTGCTTATATAGAACAGAGTGAACGCATTAAGGATGGTATTAACGCCTATATGTGGATGGAGGAAAAGGGCTATTACGGACAGTACCTCTATGGCAAACACTTTCTGTCCCTATCCCCCCGGAGCGAGTCACTAGGTGAGGCACTAACGGTGCTATTTGGTATTGCGGAGAATGACCGGGCTACGTCAGTAGTAGAAAATACGCCTGTGCTCAACTATGGGGTGCCGAGCATTTACCCTCAGATTCCCGGTATACCTCCTTACCATAATGATGCCATCTGGCCCTTCGTACAGGCATACTACACGTGGGCTGCTGCGCGTACGAATAATACGGAAGGAGTGAACCTGGGAATGAATAGTCTATACAGGCACGCCGCTTTTTTCCTTACTAATAAAGAAAACCTGGTAGCCCACAGCGCAGACTACCGGGGCACAGAGCTAAACTCTGACCGGCAGCTATGGAGTGTGGCGGGCAACCTGGCCATGGTGTACCGTATCCTGTTTGGCATGGAAATGCGCCCGGAGGGTATTTACCTCTCACCCATTGTACCCATGGAGTACGGGGGTAAGCGAACCCTTAGTAATTTCACTTACCGCAATGCCCGCCTCACCATAGAAATGGAAGGCTTCGGTAATGAAATTGCCTCTTTTGCTATAGACGGCGTCGTATCCAAAGAGCCGCTTATACCTGCCGGCCTTAGCGGTACCCACACTATCACGATAAGACTGGCCGACCGGCGACTGCCGGACGCGCGTATTAACTTGCTCAACAATCATTTTAGTCCGGACGTACCTGACATAGAGGTGCGGCCTGCCCGGATGACATGGAAAGGTAAATCCGAAAAATATATCATTATCAGAAACGGCAGCAGGGTAGAGGAGGTAAAGGGGAATGATAGCTGGAAGCTGGATAGCGCAGGTGCTTATCGTGAACTGTCCGTGGTAGCGCTGGATAAGGCAGGTGTACAAGGGTTTCAGGCAGAGCCTCTGGCTATCTATAGTGACCATAAGGTAATGATCATAGAGGCCGAGTCGCAGGGTATAACCACTTCGACTGATCTGAGTGGGTATACAGGTAAATCATACAGAGAAATAAGCAAAGAGAAGAACCGCTCCCTGGATTATACCATCCAGGTACCCCGCACCGGTAATTACCTGCTGGACATAAGGTATAGTAACGGTAGCGGCCCCGTAAATACTGATAATAAATGTGCCATAAGGTCCCTGTATGTAGATGGAGCCTACCAGGACGCATTGATCTTTCCACAACTGGGGTATGAGGAGTGGTCTACATGGGGGTATAGCAACAAGGTGGCTGTCAACCTAAGCGAAGGAACCCATATGCTTATGCTCCGCTTCGACCCCCATAATGAAAACATGAACGGGGAGGTAAACCGGGCCATGATTGACCATATCAGACTAATCCCGCTGGAGTACTAA
- a CDS encoding DoxX-like family protein, protein MLTSGSIATIENTIQKSGILLRICAFSVFIGRAWQHLFWDAPYRAIAWNEGLLKGLVESLTNMTWQEYVTSPHTDAAITLAIRGTGVFYLIAALFCLFAKGKNRIAGILWIIGSGLLAILAFLYMKEKFFQVGQFFEYALQVGSPMLLYYWVYGGTDSQKADLSSSFWKKLILSAKILIALTFICHGLYAMGYYPRPGFFVDMTINVFGVSEAVAHRLLWWAGLLDMIISAGIFVPRVARVCLLYAVVWGLLTAFARVVANFYADFPWQSLHQYTFETVYRLPHGLIPLFVFLIIQNRKRYKVMV, encoded by the coding sequence ATGCTCACCTCCGGATCAATAGCAACTATTGAAAATACCATACAGAAAAGTGGCATCCTGCTACGTATTTGCGCCTTTAGTGTGTTTATCGGCAGAGCCTGGCAGCACCTTTTCTGGGATGCACCCTACCGGGCCATAGCCTGGAACGAGGGGCTATTGAAAGGGCTGGTGGAAAGCCTGACTAACATGACCTGGCAGGAGTATGTCACCTCTCCCCATACGGATGCCGCCATCACACTGGCCATCCGGGGCACGGGTGTGTTTTATCTCATTGCGGCGCTTTTTTGTCTTTTTGCCAAAGGGAAGAACAGGATCGCCGGCATCCTCTGGATTATTGGCTCCGGGTTGCTCGCTATTCTGGCCTTTCTGTACATGAAGGAGAAATTTTTCCAGGTAGGTCAGTTTTTCGAGTATGCCTTACAGGTGGGCAGTCCCATGCTCCTTTACTATTGGGTGTATGGCGGCACGGATAGCCAGAAAGCGGATCTAAGCTCCTCGTTTTGGAAAAAACTTATACTGTCTGCAAAAATACTTATTGCCCTCACCTTTATTTGTCATGGCCTGTACGCCATGGGCTACTACCCGCGGCCGGGCTTTTTTGTTGATATGACTATCAATGTATTTGGGGTATCAGAAGCTGTAGCACATCGTCTTCTGTGGTGGGCCGGCCTCCTAGATATGATCATCAGTGCAGGTATTTTTGTACCACGGGTGGCAAGGGTTTGCCTGCTATATGCGGTGGTGTGGGGCTTGCTTACGGCATTTGCCCGGGTGGTGGCAAACTTCTACGCGGATTTTCCCTGGCAGAGCCTTCATCAATATACCTTCGAGACCGTTTACCGCCTGCCGCACGGGCTAATTCCTCTCTTTGTTTTCCTGATTATCCAAAACAGAAAGCGCTATAAGGTCATGGTTTAG
- a CDS encoding kelch repeat-containing protein → MKALPFLLVLFLLIACAENTEEQEVKTPPSPLPVATTNGAVTAFESEGMQQVYVFGGLGKEKDYKGITRRSFRYDLEDGRWAELPPLPDTLGKIAAAASQIGDKLYIAGGYHVFADGHERSSN, encoded by the coding sequence ATGAAAGCATTACCCTTCCTGCTTGTGCTGTTTCTGTTAATAGCCTGTGCGGAGAATACCGAAGAGCAAGAGGTAAAAACACCCCCCTCTCCCCTACCCGTGGCAACGACTAATGGGGCTGTTACTGCTTTTGAATCGGAGGGCATGCAGCAGGTGTACGTATTCGGAGGCTTAGGGAAGGAAAAAGACTATAAAGGAATTACCCGCCGGTCTTTCAGATATGACTTAGAGGATGGGCGCTGGGCCGAACTGCCTCCGCTGCCTGATACCCTGGGGAAAATAGCAGCCGCAGCCTCACAGATCGGGGACAAACTCTACATAGCCGGGGGCTATCATGTATTTGCAGACGGACATGAGCGATCGAGCAATTAG
- a CDS encoding 3-oxoacyl-ACP synthase III family protein has protein sequence MNKAKITGIGHYVPEKVVTNADLEKVMDTSNEWIVERTGIHERRFFNPETDTVANMSAKACRMALDRAGLQTSDVDFIVFATITPDYFFPGSGVLLQRELGLEGIGALDLRNACSGFIYGLSVADQFIKTGMYKTILVVGAEIQSSAMEMNTRGRGVSVIFGDGAGAVVLQAAEGNSTPGVLSTHLHADGRFAEELYIKDPGSSRRPEERLSQETIESASIRAHMNGNTVFKHAIQRFQEVIHEALDHNGLTKDEIDLLIPHQANLRISRYLQQQLEMPDDKVYNNIMRYGNTTAASIPIAMSEAWAEGRIREGTLLCVAAFGSGFTWASSLIRF, from the coding sequence ATGAACAAGGCCAAAATAACAGGCATAGGTCATTATGTGCCCGAAAAAGTAGTGACTAATGCCGACCTGGAAAAGGTCATGGATACCAGCAATGAGTGGATCGTGGAGCGGACTGGTATACACGAGAGGCGTTTTTTTAATCCGGAAACAGACACAGTAGCCAATATGTCGGCCAAAGCCTGTCGTATGGCGTTGGATCGTGCGGGCCTGCAAACATCTGATGTCGACTTTATCGTATTTGCCACCATTACCCCTGATTACTTCTTCCCCGGCTCGGGTGTGCTTCTCCAGCGTGAGCTGGGCCTGGAAGGCATAGGTGCGCTGGACCTCCGTAATGCCTGTTCAGGGTTTATCTACGGCCTTTCGGTAGCTGACCAGTTCATTAAGACGGGTATGTATAAGACCATTCTGGTGGTAGGTGCCGAGATTCAGTCTTCCGCAATGGAAATGAATACCCGTGGCCGTGGCGTGTCGGTTATTTTTGGTGATGGAGCCGGTGCGGTAGTGCTCCAGGCAGCAGAGGGCAATAGTACACCAGGTGTACTTTCCACCCACCTTCATGCAGACGGACGTTTTGCGGAAGAGCTTTACATAAAGGACCCCGGCAGTAGCCGCAGACCTGAGGAGCGCCTGTCACAGGAGACGATCGAAAGCGCTTCTATCAGAGCGCATATGAATGGAAATACGGTGTTTAAACATGCCATTCAGCGTTTTCAGGAAGTAATCCACGAGGCACTGGATCACAATGGCCTTACTAAAGATGAGATAGACCTTCTTATCCCCCACCAGGCTAACCTGAGAATTAGCCGCTACCTGCAGCAGCAACTAGAAATGCCTGACGACAAGGTATATAACAATATCATGCGTTATGGTAATACCACAGCAGCTTCTATTCCTATCGCCATGAGTGAGGCCTGGGCTGAAGGCAGGATCAGGGAAGGTACGCTGCTGTGTGTGGCAGCATTCGGAAGTGGATTCACCTGGGCATCTTCATTGATAAGGTTTTAA